One Coffea arabica cultivar ET-39 chromosome 5c, Coffea Arabica ET-39 HiFi, whole genome shotgun sequence DNA window includes the following coding sequences:
- the LOC113690708 gene encoding ubiquitin carboxyl-terminal hydrolase 15-like — translation MLEPRETDIPALFLVFVVLPLVTYILLGKWSESTKKKERVSLLTQQAAEESLRVEAMTATTVAPVLCLPNNSTHQCARCFGQSTTRCKRCKSVWYCSGKCQIIHWREVHKHECQELDSNCSISSPKLTLANEFPGGVSLDGSVDFQSFEYNNNQPMLEETPSENTSCSPLLPVAVTACAEVDTSGTPLTERRSVDKRPSCKSNRETLNNGLEHLPDCSDRANPNGVSCSPLSCNMPVKQASMGHKSRESDSLLDHDVSIPMGVSYGNANANARSTQEEHHMIRRQSKHISDMRNNYATSNSSNNETSLCNTPYSMNGENLQKKETTSHDEVAEACCSTQRATNKRSNKARSASQSPKLHKSPKSVIKASREQTCSDLDLKGVTAYKSKINRTKDAGPSQGSNGVTGMGIMKMIGFMKPSKLERLETSEVNSDQHKKVKMLFPYEDFVKFFQYEVFNMSPRGLINCGNSCYANAVLQCLTCTKPLLVFLLQRLHSRASCIRDWCLVCELEQHVMMLRESGDPISPSRILSHIRGINCQIGDGSQEDAHEFLRLLIASMQSICLEGLGGENVVDPRLQETTFVQHTFGGSLRSKVKCLRCHHESERSENIMDLTLEIFGWVQSLEDALTQFTSPEELDGENMYRCGRCAAYVRARKQLSIQEAPNILTIVLKRFQEGRYGKINKCITFPDMLDMVPFMTGTDDIPPLYMLYAVVVHLDTLNASFSGHYIAYIKDLQGNWFRIDDTEVQPVEMTQVMSEGAYILFYMRSSPRPYRGCTRKITRQQAAGIPRHWPSRAQKSSRLEQSRVSHRVADPCPPSDHNWCMNFSSYGTGLRSESGNRHPAETYAQPLSREFSDATSSDWSLFTSSDEASFTTESTRDSFSTVDYADASNIDPFSSIFSNIYPSGYPPQRTLACNMFPTSMIQTRFFSEQKGSVAEHYLPPQPLTRALSGKSSRKVVWPSGAFHNDTHDGGHVGYGNDTSNGLSQTSVNCNI, via the exons ATGCTTGAGCCAAGGGAAACTGATATACCAGCTTTGTTTCTGGTCTTTGTTGTGCTTCCCCTGGTTACATATATCTTGCTAGGAAAATGGAGCGAGtcaacgaaaaaaaaagagagggttAGTTTGCTTACTCAACAGGCAGCTGAAGAATCTCTTAGAGTTGAAGCAATGACTGCTACTACTGTTGCCCCTGTGTTATGCTTGCCAAACAATTCAACTCATCAGTGTGCAAGATGCTTTGGTCAAAGTACAACTCGCTGTAAACGGTGCAAGTCTGTTTGGTACTG TTCCGGAAAGTGTCAGATTATTCATTGGAGGGAAGTGCACAAGCATGAGTGCCAGGAATTGGATAGCAATTGCAGCATTTCATCTCCTAAACTCACCCTAGCCAATGAGTTTCCTGGTGGAGTATCACTTGATGGCAGTGTAGATTTCCAATCCTTTGAGTACAATAACAACCAACCTATGCTTGAAGAAACTCCTTCAGAGAATACTAGTTGTTCTCCCTTGCTGCCCGTAGCTGTTACAGCTTGTGCGGAAGTGGATACATCTGGGACCCCTTTGACAGAGAGAAGATCTGTGGACAAGCGACCTTCTTGTAAAAGCAACAGAGAAACGTTAAATAATGGTCTTGAGCACCTACCAGATTGCTCTGATAGAGCAAATCCTAATGGGGTTTCTTGTTCACCCTTGTCTTGTAATATGCCGGTGAAGCAAGCTTCTATGGGACACAAG TCAAGAGAAAGTGATTCTTTGCTAGACCATGATGTCAGCATTCCTATGGGAGTGAGCTATGGAAATGCAAATGCAAATGCAAGAAGCACACAGGAAGAACATCATATGATTCGACGACAGAGCAAGCATATTTCTGACATGAGAAATAATTATGCCACCTCAAACTCGTCAAATAATGAAACGAGTTTATGTAATACTCCCTATTCAATGAATGGAGAAAACTTGCAGAAGAAGGAAACTACATCTCATGATGAAGTAGCAGAGGCATGTTGTtcaactcaaagggctacaaatAAGAGAAGCAATAAGGCTAGAAGTGCATCTCAATCTCCAAAGCTCcataaatcaccaaaatcaGTGATTAAAGCGTCCAGAGAACAAACATGTTCAGATCTGGATCTTAAGGGTGTAACAGCGTATAAGTCTA AAATTAATCGAACAAAGGATGCTGGCCCTTCACAAGGAAGTAATGGTGTTACTGGCATGGGAATTATGAAGATGATTGGCTTCATGAAGCCTTCAAAACTTGAGAGACTAGAGACTTCAGAAGTAAATTCTGACCAGCATAAGAAAGTTAAG ATGCTATTTCCGTATGAAGATTTTGTGAAGTTCTTTCAGTATGAAGTTTTCAACATGTCTCCAAGAGGTCTTATAAATTGTGGAAACAG TTGTTATGCCAATGCTGTATTGCAGTGTCTGACCTGCACAAAGCCTCTCCTTGTGTTTCTGCTTCAGAGATTGCATTCTAGAGCTT CTTGTATCAGAGATTGGTGCCTCGTGTGTGAACTTGAGCAACATGTAATGATGTTAAGAGAAAGTGGAGATCCAATTTCTCCAAGCAGGATCCTATCACACATACGTGGTATCAATTGCCAGATTGGTGATGGAAGTCAAGAAGATGCTCATGAATTTTTGCG GCTTCTTATTGCGTCAATGCAATCGATATGCTTGGAAGGATTAGGCGGTGAGAATGTGGTTGATCCCAGATTGCAGGAAACAACTTTTGTACAACATACATTTGGTGGGAGCCTGAGATCAAAG GTGAAATGTTTAAGATGTCATCATGAGTCTGAGAGGTCAGAGAACATAATGGATCTGACACTGGAGATATTTGGTTGGGTGCAGTCTTTGGAAGATGCATTAACACAATTTACAAGTCCAGAAGAACTTGATGGAGAAAATATGTATAGATGTGGCAG GTGCGCTGCCTATGTTCGAGCTCGAAAGCAATTGAGCATACAGGAGGCTCCAAATATACTAACTATTGTGTTGAAGAGATTTCAG GAAGGACGTTATGGGAAGATAAATAAATGTATCACTTTCCCGGATATGCTAGATATGGTCCCTTTTATGACTGGGACAGATGACATACCTCCACTTTACATGCTTTATGCTGTTGTTGTGCACCTGGATACACTAAATGCATCCTTTTCTGGGCACTATATCGCATATATCAAAGATCTGCAAGGAAATTGGTTCAGGATTGACGACACTGAG GTACAGCCTGTAGAAATGACTCAGGTGATGTCAGAAGGAGCATATATCTTATTTTACATGAG GTCATCCCCGCGGCCATATAGGGGCTGTACGAGAAAAATTACCCGCCAGCAAGCTGCTGGGATCCCAAGGCACTGGCCATCAAGAGCTCAGAAGTCCTCCAGACTAGAACAAAGCAGAGTGAGTCACCGTGTTGCTGACCCTTGCCCTCCTTCAGATCATAATTGGTGCATGAACTTTTCAAGTTACGGAACTGGTCTCAGGAGTGAGAGTGGGAATAGACATCCTGCTGAGACTTATGCTCAGCCACTGAGCAGGGAGTTCTCAGATGCTACATCAAGTGATTGGTCCCTTTTCACAAGCTCAGATGAAGCATCTTTTACAACTGAGAGTACAAGGGACTCTTTCAGTACCGTGGACTATGCTGATGCAAGCAATATTGATCCATTCTCGTCAATATTTAGCAACATATATCCATCAGGGTATCCACCTCAGAGGACTCTAGCATGTAATATGTTTCCAACCAGCATGATCCAAACTAGATTCTTTTCAGAGCAGAAGGGTTCTGTTGCGGAACACTATTTGCCACCTCAACCTCTGACCAGAGCTTTGAGTGGAAAGAGTTCGAGAAAGGTTGTGTGGCCTTCTGGAGCATTCCATAATGATACTCATGATGGCGGACATGTAGGATATGGGAATGATACCAGCAATGGACTTTCCCAAACTTCTGTAAATTGTAACATATAG
- the LOC140007382 gene encoding uncharacterized protein — protein MEEVLSKEKRHEYQIQDELDLLLDLEADKYTASPFVPNIEDYPLLAKLKMLTMKSYDATTDPENHLLFDYIQGKNEYQQQIEMTGPVITEVKPSDGPFCASSFVVSFFVPKENQANTPPAKGLHVQRWGQTHVAVRQFSGFVADEDVGKEAASLYNSIAGTIWSDAIDKSHAGENTTLYIVAQYNSPFEFENRVNEIWLTFDMNEDEI, from the exons ATGGAGGAAGTCCTCTCCAAAGAGAAACGACACGAGTACCAGATACAGGACGAACTGGATCTTTTGCTAGATCTGGAGGCAGACAAATATACTGCCTCCCCCTTTGTGCCAAACATTGAGGACTACCCGCTGCTCGCTAAACTCAAAATGCTGACCATGAAATCCTATGATGCAACCACGGATCCAGAGAATCACCT GCTATTTGACTACATTCAAGGCAAGAATGAATATCAGCAGCAAATAGAAATGACAGGTCCAGTGATTACAGAAGTCAAACCTAGTGATGGACCATTCTGTGCATCATCTTTTGTGGTGAGTTTCTTTGTTCCAAAGGAGAACCAAGCTAACACGCCGCCTGCTAAAGGGCTCCATGTGCAAAGATGGGGGCAAACCCATGTAGCAGTAAGGCAGTTCAGCGGATTTGTGGCTGATGAAGATGTTGGTAAGGAAGCTGCATCCTTGTATAACAGCATTGCTGGAACCATTTGGTCAGATGCCATTGACAAAAGCCATGCAGGAGAGAACACAACTTTGTATATTGTCGCACAATACAACTCTCCTTTCGAGTTTGAGAACCGAGTAAATGAGATTTGGCTGACATTTGACATGAATGAAGATGAGATTTAA
- the LOC113691023 gene encoding uncharacterized protein: protein MASFLDLFKVSFLWSLLSIGSNLGTLKGSSSGHVGVFPPTCNRIECPSFDVIHSGNGFEIRRYNSPVWMSTSPIDDISFVGATRTGFLQLFDYIQGKNEYQQQIEMTGPVITEVKPSDGPFCASSFVVSFFVPKENQANTPPAKGLHVQRWGQTHVAVRQFSGFVADEDVGKEAASLYNSIAGTIWSDAIDKSHAGENTTLYIVAQYNSPFEFENRVNEIWLTFDMNEDEI, encoded by the exons ATGGCTAGTTTTCTTGATCTATTCAAGGTCTCATTTCTATGGAGTCTCCTCTCAATTGGATCAAATTTGGGCACCTTGAAAGGAAGTTCAAGTGGGCATGTTGGTGTGTTTCCTCCTACATGCAATCGGATAGAGTGTCCGAGTTTTGATGTGATTCATTCGGGAAATGGGTTCGAAATTCGACGGTACAATTCGCCTGTGTGGATGTCAACCTCTCCCATTGATGATATTTCGTTTGTGGGTGCGACTAGAACTGGTTTCTTGCA GCTATTTGACTACATTCAAGGCAAGAATGAATATCAGCAGCAAATAGAAATGACAGGTCCAGTGATTACAGAAGTCAAACCTAGTGATGGACCATTCTGTGCATCATCTTTTGTGGTGAGTTTCTTTGTTCCAAAGGAGAACCAAGCTAACACGCCGCCTGCTAAAGGGCTCCATGTGCAAAGATGGGGGCAAACCCATGTAGCAGTAAGGCAGTTCAGCGGATTTGTGGCTGATGAAGATGTTGGTAAGGAAGCTGCATCCTTGTATAACAGCATTGCTGGAACCATTTGGTCAGATGCCATTGACAAAAGCCATGCAGGAGAGAACACAACTTTGTATATTGTCGCACAATACAACTCTCCTTTCGAGTTTGAGAACCGAGTAAATGAGATTTGGCTGACATTTGACATGAATGAAGATGAGATTTAA
- the LOC113690187 gene encoding 2-oxoglutarate-dependent dioxygenase DAO-like gives METKGVPLIDMQDPHGLPEKLVKACEEWGCFRVVNHGIPSTVLSEMKVVCRSLLDLPFKIKQGDSPPGPGQRYTPPNMASPYFEGLNIYDMASPGAVDDFCTQVHASPHQREIILKHSQALFELAKDLGGKMTEGLGLGGLEAFKDWPCQFQMNKYNYNPESVGSTGAVMHSDAGFITILQDDELVNGLEVVNKFTGDLVSVDPIPGTLVINIGDVGMVWSNGRFNNVKHRVQCYKATVRISIALFVFGPRGKRVEAPSELVDSEHPRLYNPFDFEAYRKLRHSTGSPTGEALELFRAALPIDS, from the exons ATGGAAACTAAAGGTGTCCCACTAATTGACATGCAAGACCCTCATGGTCTACCGGAGAAACTAGTGAAAGCATGTGAAGAATGGGGTTGCTTTAGGGTAGTGAACCATGGAATTCCATCGACAGTCTTGTCAGAAATGAAAGTTGTTTGCCGCTCGCTCTTGGATCTTCCATTCAAAATCAAGCAAGGAGACTCTCCTCCTGGGCCTGGCCAGAGATACACGCCACCAAACATGGCAAGTCCATATTTCGAGGGACTGAATATCTATGACATGGCCTCCCCGGGGGCTGTCGATGATTTTTGTACTCAAGTTCATGCTTCTCCACATCAAAG GGAGATTATATTGAAGCACTCTCAAGCTCTGTTCGAGCTTGCGAAAGATCTTGGTGGAAAGATGACTGAAGGGTTGGGTTTGGGTGGACTAGAGGCATTCAAGGATTGGCCTTGCCAGTTCCAAATGAATAAGTACAATTATAACCCAGAAAGTGTTGGATCAACCGGTGCTGTAATGCATTCAGACGCTGGATTCATCACCATATTACAGGATGATGAATTGGTTAACGGTCTAGAGGTTGTGAACAAGTTTACTGGAGACTTAGTCTCCGTGGATCCCATACCAGGCACCCTTGTTATCAACATTGGAGATGTTGGCATG GTATGGAGCAATGGAAGATTTAACAACGTCAAGCATAGAGTACAATGCTATAAAGCAACTGTTCGTATCTCAATTGCATTGTTCGTGTTTGGACCGAGAGGTAAGAGGGTTGAAGCACCATCAGAGCTGGTGGATTCAGAGCATCCTCGTCTTTACAATCCATTTGATTTTGAGGCATATAGAAAGCTACGTCATTCCACCGGTTCACCCACAGGTGAAGCTCTCGAGTTGTTCCGAGCCGCCTTGCCAATTGATTCTTGA